A region from the Tsuneonella mangrovi genome encodes:
- a CDS encoding MBL fold metallo-hydrolase, protein MADKARDTALERASEVTRSALAGAAAAPVVATFFDEATFTATHVVHDPATFTAAIIDSVLDYDPAAGAVSHASADQVIAYVRENGLTVAWLLETHAHADHLSAAPYLQDQLGGTIAIGQDITEVQRTFGVTFNEGQAFARDGSQFDRLFGDGDTFRIGELEAVVLHVPGHTPADVAYVIGDAVFTGDTMFMPDYGTARADFPGGDARELYRSIRRLLSLPGESRLFLCHDYKAPGRDHYAWETTVAGERKGNVHAADGVSEDDFVEMRETRDKGLGMPRLILPSIQVNMRAGHFPEPEDNGTRYLKIPLTGA, encoded by the coding sequence ATGGCCGACAAGGCTCGAGATACTGCTCTCGAACGGGCTTCCGAGGTAACCCGCAGCGCACTTGCAGGCGCTGCGGCAGCACCCGTTGTCGCAACCTTCTTCGACGAAGCGACGTTTACTGCCACCCACGTCGTGCACGATCCCGCGACCTTCACGGCGGCGATAATCGACTCCGTGCTCGACTACGATCCCGCGGCGGGCGCGGTTTCCCACGCTTCGGCTGATCAAGTGATCGCCTATGTGCGGGAAAACGGCCTGACTGTCGCATGGTTGCTCGAAACGCACGCCCATGCCGATCACTTGTCTGCTGCACCTTACCTGCAAGACCAGCTCGGCGGCACGATTGCGATCGGCCAGGACATCACCGAGGTCCAGCGCACCTTCGGCGTCACTTTCAACGAGGGCCAAGCATTTGCGCGCGATGGATCGCAGTTCGACCGGCTGTTTGGTGATGGCGACACCTTCCGTATCGGCGAGCTCGAGGCGGTGGTGCTGCACGTCCCCGGCCATACCCCGGCGGATGTCGCATATGTGATCGGCGATGCAGTGTTCACCGGCGACACGATGTTCATGCCCGATTATGGCACCGCGCGGGCGGATTTCCCGGGCGGCGATGCGCGCGAGCTCTATCGTTCGATCCGGCGTCTGTTGTCGCTTCCCGGCGAGAGCCGGCTGTTTCTCTGCCACGACTACAAGGCACCCGGCCGCGACCACTATGCGTGGGAGACTACCGTCGCAGGGGAGCGCAAGGGCAATGTCCACGCGGCCGACGGAGTGAGCGAGGACGATTTTGTCGAGATGCGCGAGACGCGCGACAAGGGATTGGGGATGCCGCGACTGATCCTGCCTTCGATCCAGGTCAATATGCGTGCGGGGCATTTCCCGGAGCCGGAAGACAACGGCACGCGCTACCTCAAGATCCCGCTCACAGGCGCCTGA
- a CDS encoding polysaccharide deacetylase family protein has product MSERPITQPPGAGRKADLGKDFGQRSLLTVDTEEEFDWNGPFTRDRHGVEHVPHIARFQQMCEAMGVVPTYLVDWPIVQAPAAIELLGGAVKAGKAEVGIQLHPWVNPPFEEEVNERNSYVGNLPPALERDKFLRLRDAIAENFGTQPLIYRAGRYGLGPETARLMRDAGVSVDSSVRANFDYRGGYGPNYADHPLVPYWVEGGERDLLELPLTTVYWGLLRRQGRLLNPLLDRIPRGRGVFSRLGLLERIALTPEGVTAEEALRGIDMALDDGLPLLVLSFHSPSLAVGHTPYVRSEADLERFYDWFERIYTYLEMRAVAPTTVAEIAAAAGLRDACQ; this is encoded by the coding sequence TTGAGCGAGCGTCCGATCACACAACCGCCCGGCGCAGGGCGCAAAGCCGATCTCGGCAAGGACTTCGGCCAACGCTCGCTGCTGACGGTCGATACGGAGGAAGAATTCGACTGGAACGGCCCGTTCACGCGCGATCGGCACGGTGTCGAACATGTCCCGCATATCGCCCGGTTCCAGCAGATGTGCGAAGCGATGGGCGTGGTCCCCACCTACCTCGTCGACTGGCCGATCGTGCAAGCACCGGCAGCGATTGAGCTGCTCGGCGGAGCGGTAAAGGCCGGGAAGGCTGAAGTCGGCATCCAGCTGCACCCGTGGGTCAACCCGCCGTTCGAAGAAGAGGTCAACGAGCGCAATTCATATGTCGGCAACCTGCCGCCCGCGCTCGAACGCGACAAGTTCCTGCGCCTGCGCGACGCGATTGCCGAGAACTTCGGTACTCAGCCGCTGATCTACCGCGCGGGCCGCTATGGCCTCGGCCCCGAAACCGCGCGGCTGATGCGCGATGCGGGGGTGTCGGTCGACAGCTCGGTGCGCGCCAACTTTGACTATCGCGGCGGGTACGGGCCGAACTACGCCGATCACCCGCTGGTCCCTTACTGGGTCGAAGGTGGAGAGCGAGACCTGCTCGAGCTGCCGCTGACGACGGTTTACTGGGGCCTGCTGCGGCGACAAGGGCGGTTGCTCAACCCGCTGTTAGACCGAATCCCGCGCGGACGCGGCGTGTTCTCGCGGCTCGGGCTGCTCGAGCGGATTGCTCTGACGCCCGAAGGGGTGACCGCCGAAGAGGCGCTGCGCGGGATCGACATGGCGCTCGACGACGGGCTGCCGTTGCTGGTGCTGAGCTTCCATTCGCCCTCGCTCGCGGTCGGCCACACCCCCTACGTGCGGAGCGAAGCCGACCTTGAACGATTCTACGACTGGTTCGAGCGGATCTACACCTACCTGGAGATGCGCGCGGTCGCACCGACGACCGTCGCCGAGATTGCCGCAGCGGCGGGCCTCAGAGACGCTTGCCAGTAG
- a CDS encoding histidine kinase dimerization/phospho-acceptor domain-containing protein has product MQIDDRLATVLRHRAAGERAARTQYRQLLDLLGARRTTGDESLLAAAWLRLAALGETIAVSDRATMIREPGLRFRNPELVMHLADDEPEIAAAALGVAQLSADDWEAVIPRLPVRARGFLRLRRDLPAPTMELLERLGVRDRGLPSPDLPVEPEVELDHGPARPIAANDLIDERAAEPEAEAEDSEIGALVRRIESFRKSRPTRQPSGDSPRLPLGDRSEPIRAPLAGFAFTTDAEGRIDWAEAGVAPMVVGATLPPARDAARRDRQPLRHFALSWDGAPQVAGQWIVDATPRFTDPGGHFYGYAGRFRRPPETPTVSHPRQGDRSADLMRQLLHELKTPVNAIQGFAEVIQQQLFGPTPHEYRALAAAIAGDAARMLAGFDELDRLAKLESGALALEDGESDFAAILSRLAAQLQEVLRARNAGFVLTLPETGGVKVPIAPTEAEALAWRLLATLTGSIGAGEQIALSLECSNGTATLDCALPAALAARDDVFADGTRASGAVSAGMFGVGFALRLARAEARAAGGDLVSERGQLLLRLPCLTKTKPAPSDIADEAVSG; this is encoded by the coding sequence ATGCAGATCGACGACCGCCTTGCCACCGTGTTGCGCCACCGCGCCGCGGGCGAGCGTGCGGCGCGAACACAGTATCGCCAGCTGCTCGACTTGCTCGGCGCGCGTCGCACGACCGGAGACGAGAGCCTGCTGGCCGCCGCCTGGCTGCGGCTGGCGGCACTCGGTGAAACGATCGCAGTGTCCGACCGCGCGACGATGATCCGCGAACCGGGCCTGCGCTTCCGCAATCCCGAACTGGTGATGCACCTGGCCGACGACGAGCCGGAGATTGCCGCTGCCGCGCTCGGCGTGGCCCAACTTTCAGCAGACGACTGGGAGGCGGTGATCCCCCGCCTTCCGGTTCGTGCCCGCGGCTTCCTGCGCCTGCGCCGCGATTTGCCCGCGCCGACGATGGAGCTGCTCGAACGGCTCGGGGTGCGCGACCGTGGCCTGCCGAGCCCCGACCTGCCGGTCGAACCCGAGGTCGAACTCGATCATGGCCCCGCGCGCCCGATCGCAGCGAACGACCTAATCGACGAACGTGCTGCGGAACCCGAAGCAGAGGCAGAGGACAGCGAGATCGGCGCACTGGTCCGCCGCATCGAGAGCTTCCGCAAGAGCCGCCCGACCCGCCAGCCGAGCGGGGACTCGCCGCGCTTGCCGCTCGGCGATCGGAGCGAACCGATCCGCGCCCCGCTCGCCGGATTCGCCTTCACCACCGATGCCGAAGGGCGGATCGATTGGGCGGAAGCCGGTGTTGCGCCGATGGTCGTCGGGGCGACCCTGCCGCCGGCACGCGACGCCGCCCGCCGAGATCGCCAACCGCTGCGCCACTTCGCGCTGAGCTGGGACGGCGCGCCGCAAGTCGCGGGCCAATGGATCGTCGATGCGACGCCGCGATTCACCGATCCGGGCGGCCATTTCTACGGTTACGCGGGGCGCTTCCGCCGCCCGCCCGAAACACCGACGGTATCGCACCCTCGACAGGGAGATCGCAGCGCGGACCTGATGCGCCAGCTCCTCCACGAGCTGAAGACCCCGGTCAATGCGATCCAGGGATTTGCCGAAGTGATCCAGCAACAGCTGTTCGGGCCGACTCCGCACGAATACCGCGCGCTGGCGGCAGCGATTGCCGGCGATGCCGCACGGATGCTTGCCGGGTTCGACGAACTCGACCGGCTGGCCAAACTCGAGAGCGGTGCGCTTGCGCTCGAAGATGGTGAGAGCGACTTCGCGGCGATCCTCTCGCGCCTCGCCGCGCAGCTGCAGGAAGTGCTGAGGGCCCGCAACGCAGGCTTCGTGCTGACCCTGCCCGAAACCGGCGGCGTGAAGGTGCCGATTGCACCCACCGAGGCAGAAGCGCTCGCATGGCGGCTGCTGGCGACACTCACCGGATCGATCGGCGCAGGCGAACAGATCGCGCTGTCGCTCGAATGCTCCAACGGCACCGCCACGCTCGATTGCGCCCTGCCCGCAGCACTTGCCGCGCGCGACGACGTGTTCGCCGACGGGACCCGGGCATCGGGCGCAGTCAGCGCCGGTATGTTCGGTGTCGGCTTTGCGTTGCGTTTGGCGCGGGCCGAAGCGCGCGCGGCTGGTGGCGATCTTGTGAGCGAGCGCGGCCAGCTACTGCTCCGGCTCCCGTGCTTGACCAAGACCAAGCCCGCCCCTAGCGACATTGCCGACGAAGCGGTGTCCGGCTGA
- a CDS encoding Lrp/AsnC family transcriptional regulator, with protein MANLDDIDRKLLSELQSEGRVTNVELATRVGLTAPPCLRRVRALEEDGVIRGYHADLDASKLGFAITVFAMVSLKSQAENSLREFEAAMRDLPEVREVHMLNGEIDFILKVVSRDLQSFQEFLTSKLTPAPNVESVKTSLTIRTAKHEPGVPLE; from the coding sequence ATGGCCAACCTGGACGATATCGACCGCAAATTGCTCTCCGAACTGCAGAGCGAAGGGCGGGTGACCAATGTCGAGCTCGCTACCCGCGTCGGCCTGACTGCTCCGCCATGCCTGCGCCGAGTGCGCGCGCTGGAGGAAGACGGGGTCATCCGCGGGTATCACGCCGATCTCGACGCGTCGAAGCTGGGTTTTGCGATCACGGTGTTCGCGATGGTCAGCCTCAAGAGCCAGGCAGAAAATTCACTGCGCGAATTCGAGGCCGCGATGCGCGACTTGCCCGAAGTGCGTGAAGTGCACATGCTCAACGGCGAAATCGACTTCATCCTCAAGGTCGTCAGCCGCGACCTGCAGAGCTTCCAGGAATTCCTCACCAGCAAGCTGACGCCCGCGCCCAACGTGGAAAGCGTCAAAACTTCGCTGACGATCCGCACGGCGAAGCACGAACCGGGCGTGCCGCTGGAATAG
- the accC gene encoding acetyl-CoA carboxylase biotin carboxylase subunit: MAISRILIANRGEIALRIHRAAHEMGIETVAVHSTADADAMHVRLADHAVCIGPPPAADSYLNVAAIISAAEISDADAVHPGYGFLSENAKFAEIVEAHGLKWIGPKPEHIRTMGDKVEAKRTAGALGLPLVPGSDGAVSDVEEAKKIAAEIGYPVIIKAASGGGGRGMKVCESEDTLETLMKQAGSEAKAAFGDATVYIEKYLGNPRHIEFQVFGDGEGNAIHLGERDCSLQRRHQKVLEEAPSPVITPEERARMGGICAKAMADMGYRGAGTIEFLWEDGGFYFIEMNTRLQVEHPVTEAITGVDLVREQIRVADGKPLSVEQDELRFTGHAIECRINAEDPFTFAPSPGLVDYYHAPGGMHVRVDSGLYAGYRIPPYYDSMIAKLIVYGRTREGCIMRLKRALEEMVVQGVKTSIPLHQELLRQPDVLSGDYSIKWLEEWLKERG, translated from the coding sequence ATGGCTATTTCGCGTATCCTGATTGCCAATCGCGGCGAAATTGCGCTGCGCATCCACCGCGCGGCGCACGAAATGGGGATCGAGACGGTCGCGGTCCATTCCACCGCCGATGCCGATGCGATGCACGTGCGGCTGGCAGACCACGCGGTGTGCATCGGCCCGCCGCCCGCCGCCGACAGCTATCTCAACGTCGCGGCGATCATATCAGCTGCGGAAATCTCCGATGCCGATGCGGTCCACCCGGGCTACGGTTTCCTGTCCGAAAACGCCAAGTTCGCCGAAATCGTCGAGGCGCACGGGCTCAAGTGGATCGGACCCAAGCCCGAACACATCCGCACGATGGGCGACAAGGTGGAAGCCAAGCGCACCGCTGGCGCGCTGGGCCTGCCGCTCGTGCCTGGCAGCGATGGCGCTGTATCTGATGTCGAGGAAGCGAAGAAAATCGCCGCCGAAATCGGCTATCCGGTGATCATCAAGGCTGCCAGCGGTGGCGGTGGCCGAGGGATGAAGGTATGCGAGAGCGAGGATACGCTCGAAACGCTGATGAAGCAGGCGGGCAGCGAGGCCAAGGCCGCGTTCGGCGATGCCACGGTCTATATCGAAAAGTACCTTGGCAACCCGCGCCACATCGAATTCCAGGTGTTCGGCGACGGCGAAGGCAACGCGATTCATCTGGGCGAGCGCGACTGTTCGCTCCAGCGCCGCCACCAGAAGGTGCTCGAGGAAGCCCCCTCCCCCGTCATCACACCCGAAGAGCGCGCGCGGATGGGGGGCATCTGCGCCAAGGCGATGGCCGACATGGGTTATCGCGGGGCAGGCACGATCGAGTTCCTGTGGGAAGACGGCGGGTTCTACTTCATCGAAATGAACACCCGCCTGCAGGTGGAACACCCGGTGACCGAAGCGATCACCGGGGTCGACCTGGTGCGCGAGCAGATCCGCGTCGCCGACGGCAAGCCGCTGTCGGTCGAACAGGACGAACTGCGCTTCACCGGCCACGCGATCGAGTGCCGGATCAACGCCGAAGACCCGTTCACCTTCGCCCCTAGCCCCGGCCTGGTGGATTACTACCATGCCCCGGGCGGGATGCATGTGCGCGTCGATTCAGGGCTTTACGCAGGCTACCGCATACCTCCCTATTACGATTCGATGATCGCCAAGCTGATCGTTTACGGCCGCACGCGCGAAGGGTGCATCATGCGCCTCAAGCGCGCGCTGGAGGAGATGGTGGTACAAGGGGTGAAGACCTCGATTCCTTTGCACCAGGAACTGCTCCGGCAGCCTGATGTGTTGAGCGGCGACTATTCGATCAAGTGGCTCGAAGAGTGGCTCAAGGAGCGGGGTTGA
- the accB gene encoding acetyl-CoA carboxylase biotin carboxyl carrier protein, with amino-acid sequence MAETKGSPSRTRGMNVDTKLVRELAELLAETGLTEIEVEDGDRKVRVARGGVAAMAAPVAMPAPAAAPAPATTAPAAPEPAAAAPAEVVGALKSPMVGTVYLSAEPGAAPFVTVGDSVKQGDTVLIVEAMKVMNPITADKAGTIQAILVENAQPVEFDQPLVVIG; translated from the coding sequence ATGGCCGAAACCAAGGGCTCGCCTTCGCGTACGCGGGGCATGAACGTCGATACCAAGCTGGTGCGCGAGCTGGCAGAGCTGCTCGCCGAGACCGGACTCACCGAAATCGAAGTCGAAGACGGCGACCGCAAGGTGCGTGTGGCGCGCGGCGGCGTGGCGGCTATGGCTGCCCCTGTCGCAATGCCGGCACCGGCAGCGGCTCCCGCCCCGGCGACTACCGCTCCCGCCGCGCCCGAACCGGCTGCGGCGGCACCGGCCGAAGTGGTTGGCGCGCTCAAGTCGCCGATGGTCGGCACGGTCTATCTCTCGGCCGAACCGGGCGCCGCACCGTTCGTGACGGTCGGTGACAGCGTTAAGCAAGGCGATACCGTGCTGATCGTCGAAGCGATGAAAGTGATGAATCCGATCACCGCCGACAAGGCCGGCACGATCCAGGCGATCCTGGTCGAGAACGCGCAGCCGGTCGAATTCGACCAGCCGCTCGTCGTCATCGGCTGA
- a CDS encoding type II 3-dehydroquinate dehydratase yields MTDTVYVLNGPNLNLLGLREPEIYGSDTFDDIAGMLEDRARELGLEVDVRQSNHEGHLVDWLHEAQAEGAKAVLLNAGAYTHTSIALLDAIRSIKTPVIEVHLSDPATREKFRHISYVGMAAVDEVKGLGARSYIVALEKAAAL; encoded by the coding sequence ATGACCGACACTGTCTATGTCCTCAACGGGCCCAACCTCAACCTGCTCGGGCTGCGCGAGCCGGAAATCTATGGTTCCGATACGTTCGACGATATCGCCGGGATGCTCGAGGACCGGGCGCGCGAGCTGGGGCTGGAGGTCGACGTGCGCCAGTCCAACCACGAAGGGCACCTGGTCGACTGGCTGCATGAAGCGCAGGCAGAAGGCGCGAAGGCAGTGCTGCTCAACGCCGGGGCCTATACCCACACCTCGATCGCACTGCTCGATGCGATCCGATCGATCAAGACCCCGGTGATCGAGGTCCACCTGTCGGATCCGGCGACGCGCGAGAAATTCCGGCATATTTCCTATGTCGGAATGGCGGCAGTCGATGAGGTGAAGGGTCTCGGCGCGCGGAGCTATATCGTCGCTCTCGAGAAGGCAGCCGCGCTCTAG
- a CDS encoding GIY-YIG nuclease family protein, giving the protein MGGWVYIMTNRRGGVLYIGVTADLPARVMQHRTGKGSAFCRRYGLDRLVCAESHTNIVEAISREKAMKAWKRAWKIELIEKANPGWGDLFGHLL; this is encoded by the coding sequence ATGGGTGGCTGGGTTTACATTATGACAAACAGACGCGGCGGGGTGCTCTATATCGGCGTGACGGCAGATTTGCCTGCCCGCGTAATGCAGCATCGGACAGGTAAGGGGTCTGCTTTCTGCCGCCGTTATGGGCTGGATCGACTGGTCTGCGCCGAATCCCACACCAACATCGTTGAGGCGATCAGCCGGGAAAAGGCCATGAAGGCGTGGAAGCGAGCATGGAAGATCGAACTCATCGAAAAAGCCAATCCGGGCTGGGGTGATCTCTTCGGGCATCTGCTCTAA
- the truA gene encoding tRNA pseudouridine(38-40) synthase TruA: protein MTRFALTLEFDGTPFMGLQRQPHGPSVQESVERAVQAVTSEEATLAAAGRTDTGVHARAMRAHVDIAKEIDAFRLMEALNAHLRPDPIAVLACDVVPDDWHARFSCIGREYEYRIANRRAPLTLDLNRAWQVARPLDADAMHDAAQALVGQHDFTTFRSVQCQAKSPVKTLDRLTVRREGEQVIVEAAARSFLHHQVRSMVGCLVLVGLGRWKVERVAEALAAKNRQALGLNAPPHGLYFMAARYP from the coding sequence GTGACCCGTTTCGCTCTGACCCTCGAATTCGACGGCACGCCGTTCATGGGGCTGCAGCGCCAGCCGCACGGGCCGAGCGTGCAGGAATCTGTCGAGCGCGCGGTGCAGGCGGTGACAAGCGAGGAGGCGACGCTCGCCGCGGCAGGGCGAACCGACACCGGGGTCCACGCGCGGGCGATGCGTGCCCATGTCGATATCGCCAAGGAGATCGACGCTTTCCGCCTGATGGAGGCACTGAACGCACACTTGCGGCCCGACCCGATCGCAGTGCTCGCGTGCGACGTGGTTCCGGACGACTGGCATGCGCGGTTTTCGTGTATCGGGCGGGAGTACGAATACCGCATCGCCAACCGCCGCGCGCCGCTGACGCTTGATCTGAACCGGGCGTGGCAAGTGGCGCGCCCGCTCGATGCAGACGCCATGCACGATGCTGCACAGGCGCTCGTCGGCCAGCACGATTTCACGACTTTCCGTTCGGTCCAGTGCCAGGCGAAAAGCCCGGTCAAGACGCTCGACCGGCTCACCGTGCGGCGCGAAGGCGAGCAGGTGATCGTCGAGGCCGCCGCGCGCAGCTTCCTCCACCACCAGGTCCGCTCGATGGTCGGTTGCCTCGTGCTGGTCGGGCTCGGCCGGTGGAAAGTCGAACGCGTGGCCGAAGCGCTCGCAGCCAAGAACCGGCAAGCCCTCGGCCTCAACGCCCCGCCGCACGGGCTCTACTTCATGGCGGCGCGCTATCCGTAA
- the fmt gene encoding methionyl-tRNA formyltransferase — translation MRIVFMGTPDFAVPTLAALHEAGHTLVAVYTQPPRRAGRGKKLQPSPVQRAAEIRHIPVFSPASLKSAEAQAEFASHEADVAVVAAYGLILPQAVLDAPRHGCLNVHASLLPHWRGAAPIQRSILAGDTVTGVTIMQMEAGLDTGPMLATARTPVEDKTAGELTEELAEIGAQLMVGTLEDLAMLHAVPQDDAEASYAPKIDKAEAKIDWTASAEAIERQVRAFAPFPGAWFELDGERIKVLKAQVIAREGKRGTTLDDQITIACGNAALRPVRIQRAGKPAMDTEAFLRGKPVPAGVVVG, via the coding sequence ATGCGAATAGTCTTCATGGGAACGCCGGACTTCGCGGTGCCGACGCTCGCCGCGCTGCACGAGGCGGGGCATACGCTGGTGGCCGTCTATACCCAGCCGCCGCGGCGCGCCGGGCGCGGCAAGAAGCTGCAACCCAGCCCCGTCCAGCGCGCGGCGGAGATCCGCCATATCCCGGTGTTCTCGCCCGCCTCGCTCAAGTCTGCCGAAGCGCAGGCGGAATTCGCGTCGCACGAGGCAGACGTGGCAGTAGTGGCCGCTTACGGCCTGATCCTGCCGCAAGCGGTGCTCGATGCACCCAGGCACGGCTGCCTCAATGTCCACGCCAGCCTGTTGCCGCACTGGCGCGGCGCGGCACCGATCCAGCGTTCGATCCTTGCAGGTGACACGGTGACCGGGGTGACGATCATGCAGATGGAGGCCGGGCTCGATACCGGGCCGATGCTCGCCACCGCCCGCACCCCGGTGGAAGACAAGACCGCCGGCGAACTGACCGAAGAACTGGCCGAGATCGGCGCGCAGCTGATGGTCGGCACGCTCGAAGACCTAGCCATGCTCCATGCGGTTCCGCAGGATGACGCCGAAGCGAGCTACGCGCCCAAGATCGACAAAGCCGAAGCGAAGATCGACTGGACCGCCAGCGCCGAAGCGATCGAGCGTCAGGTGCGCGCCTTCGCCCCGTTCCCCGGTGCGTGGTTCGAATTGGATGGCGAGCGGATCAAGGTGCTGAAGGCGCAGGTCATCGCGCGCGAGGGCAAGCGCGGCACCACGCTCGACGACCAAATCACGATCGCGTGCGGCAACGCCGCGCTGCGCCCGGTCCGCATCCAGCGCGCGGGCAAGCCGGCGATGGATACCGAGGCTTTCCTGCGCGGCAAGCCGGTCCCTGCCGGAGTTGTCGTCGGATGA
- the recR gene encoding recombination mediator RecR, which translates to MASQEIETLASALARLPGLGPRSARRAVLWLVKRRETALRQIVSALLEVQDKLVECGTCGNVDTQDPCGVCADPRRDQRSLCVVEDVADLWALDRAKLFTGRYHVLGGKLSALDGVRPEDLNIASLLARVEGGGIDEVVLAMNATLEGQTTAHYIAERLEAFPVRITQLAHGLPVGGELDYLDEGTLAQALRARRPVG; encoded by the coding sequence ATGGCATCGCAAGAGATCGAGACGCTGGCATCCGCATTGGCGCGCCTGCCCGGCCTCGGCCCGCGTTCGGCACGGCGGGCGGTGCTGTGGCTGGTCAAACGGCGCGAGACCGCGCTGCGCCAGATCGTCAGCGCCTTGCTGGAGGTGCAGGACAAGCTCGTCGAATGCGGAACCTGCGGCAATGTCGATACGCAGGACCCGTGTGGCGTATGCGCCGATCCGCGCCGCGACCAGCGCAGCCTGTGCGTGGTGGAGGACGTGGCCGACCTTTGGGCGCTCGACCGTGCGAAGCTGTTCACCGGGCGCTACCACGTGCTCGGCGGCAAGCTCTCCGCGCTCGACGGGGTGCGGCCCGAGGATCTCAACATCGCCTCGCTGCTCGCGCGGGTCGAGGGGGGCGGGATCGACGAGGTGGTGCTGGCGATGAACGCCACGCTGGAAGGGCAGACCACCGCGCACTACATCGCCGAGCGGCTGGAGGCCTTCCCGGTGCGCATCACCCAGCTGGCGCACGGGCTGCCGGTGGGCGGCGAGCTCGACTACCTCGACGAAGGCACTTTGGCCCAGGCGCTCAGGGCGCGTCGGCCGGTGGGGTGA
- the def gene encoding peptide deformylase, with translation MAIREILEVPDPRLKTVSTPVTAFDDELRELVSDMFETMYDAPGIGLAAIQVGVPKRVLVIDLQPEDPDAEPEVCNHGGHQHTHQPTKREPRVFVNPEILDPAEELATYQEGCLSVPEIYADVDRPATCRVRYQDLEGETHEEDMEGLMATCIQHEMDHLEGILFIDHLSRLKRNMALKKLKKLREAA, from the coding sequence ATGGCTATCCGCGAAATCCTCGAAGTGCCGGACCCCCGGCTCAAGACTGTATCGACCCCCGTCACCGCGTTCGACGACGAGTTGCGCGAGCTCGTGTCCGACATGTTCGAGACGATGTACGATGCGCCCGGCATCGGCCTTGCCGCGATCCAGGTCGGCGTACCCAAGCGGGTGCTGGTGATCGACCTCCAGCCCGAAGACCCCGATGCCGAACCCGAAGTGTGCAACCACGGCGGGCACCAGCACACCCACCAGCCGACCAAGCGCGAGCCGCGGGTGTTCGTGAATCCCGAAATCCTCGATCCGGCGGAAGAGCTGGCGACCTACCAGGAAGGCTGCCTCTCGGTCCCCGAGATCTATGCCGACGTCGATCGCCCGGCGACTTGCCGCGTGCGCTATCAGGACCTCGAAGGGGAAACCCACGAAGAGGACATGGAAGGCCTGATGGCCACCTGCATCCAGCACGAGATGGACCACCTCGAGGGCATCCTGTTCATCGACCACTTGA